A genomic stretch from Halichoerus grypus chromosome 5, mHalGry1.hap1.1, whole genome shotgun sequence includes:
- the CPSF1 gene encoding cleavage and polyadenylation specificity factor subunit 1, producing the protein MYAVYKQAHPPTGLEFSMYCNFFSNSERNLVVAGTSQLYVYRLNRDAEAPTKNDRSTEGKAHREHREKLELVASFSFFGNVMSMASVQLVGAKRDALLLSFKDAKLSVVEYDPGTHDLKTLSLHYFEEPELRDGFVQNVHTPRVRVDPDGRCAAMLIYGTRLVVLPFRRESLAEEHEGLMGEGQRSSFLPSYIIDVRGLDEKLLNIVDLQFLHGYYEPTLLILFEPNQTWPGRVAVRQDTCSIVAISLNITQKVHPVIWSLTSLPFDCTQALAVPKPIGGVVVFAVNSLLYLNQSVPPYGVALNGLTAGTTAFPLRTQEGVRITLDCAQAAFISYDKMVISLKGGEIYVLTLITDGMRSVRAFHFDKAAASVLTTSMVTMEPGYLFLGSRLGNSLLLKYTEKLQEPPASAVREAADKEEPPSKKKRVDSTVGWSGGKSVPQDEVDEIEVYGSEAQSGTQLATYSFEVCDSILNIGPCANAAMGEPAFLSEEFQNSPEPDLEIVVCSGYGKNGALSVLQKSIRPQVVTTFELPGCYDMWTVIAPVRKEQEETTKGEGAEQEPSALEADDDGRRHGFLILSREDSTMILQTGQEIMELDTSGFATQGPTVFAGNIGDNRYIVQVSPLGIRLLEGVNQLHFIPVDLGSPIVQCAVADPYVVIMSAEGHVTMFLLKSDSYGGRHHRLALHKPPLHHQSKVITLCVYRDVSGMFTTESRLGGARDELGGRSGSEAEGQGSETSPTVDDEEEMLYGDSGSLFSPSKEEARRNSQPPADRDPTPFRAEPTHWCLLVRENGTMEIYQLPDWRLVFLVKNFPVGQRVLVDSSFGQPTTQGEARKEEATRQGELPLVKEVLLVALGSRQSRPYLLVHVDQELLIYEAFPHDSQLGQGNLKVRFKKVPHNINFREKKPKPSKKKAEGSGAEEGAGARGRVARFRYFEDIYGYSGVFICGPSPHWLLVTGRGALRLHPMGIDGPIDSFAPFHNVNCPRGFLYFNRQGELRISVLPAYLSYDAPWPVRKIPLRCTAHYVAYHVESKVYAVATSTNMPCTRIPRMTGEEKEFETIERDDRYIHPQQEAFSIQLISPVSWEAIPNARIELEEWEHVTCMKTVSLRSEETVSGLKGYVAAGTCLMQGEEVTCRGRILIMDVIEVVPEPGQPLTKNKFKVLYEKEQKGPVTALCHCNGHLVSAIGQKIFLWSLRASELTGMAFIDTQLYIHQMISVKNFILAADVMKSISLLRYQEESKTLSLVSRDAKPLEVYSVDFMVDNAQLGFLVSDRDRNLMVYMYLPEAKESFGGMRLLRRADFHVGAHVNTFWRTPCRGAAEGPSKKSVVWENKHITWFATLDGGIGLLLPMQEKTYRRLLMLQNALTTMLPHHAGLNPRAFRMLHVDRRILQNAVRNVLDGELLNRYLYLSTMERGELAKKIGTTPDIILDDLLETDRVTAHF; encoded by the exons ATGTACGCCGTGTACAAGCAGGCGCATCCGCCCACCGGCCTGGAGTTCTCCATGTACTGCAACTTCTTCAGCAACAGCGAGCGCAACCTCGTGGTGGCCGGCACCTCGCAGCTCTACGTGTACCGCCTCAACCGCGACGCCGAG gCACCAACCAAGAATGACAGGAGCACAG AGGGAAAGGCCCACCGGGAACACCGGGAGAAGCTGGAGCTGGtggcttccttctccttcttcggCAACGTCATGTCTATGGCCAGTGTGCAGCTGGTGGGTGCCAAGCGGGATGCCCTGCTCCTGAGCTTTAAGGACGCCAAG CTGTCGGTGGTGGAGTATGACCCAGGCACCCACGACCTGAAGACCCTGTCTCTGCACTACTTTGAGGAGCCCGAGCTGCGG gatGGGTTTGTGCAGAACGTGCACACGCCGCGGGTGCGGGTGGACCCCGACGGACGCTGTGCAGCCATGCTCATCTACGGCACGCGCCTGGTGGTGCTGCCCTTCCGCAGGGAGAGCTTGGCCGAGGAGCACGAGGGGCTAATGGGGGAGGG GCAGAGGTCCAGCTTCCTGCCCAGCTACATCATCGACGTGCGGGGCTTGGACGAGAAGCTGCTCAACATCGTGGACCTGCAGTTCCTGCATGGCTACTATGAGCCCACCCTGCTCATCCTCTTCGAGCCCAACCAGACCTGGCCGGG ACGGGTGGCTGTGCGGCAGGACACCTGCTCCATCGTGGCCATTTCCCTGAACATCACACAGAAGGTCCACCCGGTCATCTGGTCCCTCACCAGCCTCCCCTTTGACTGCACCCAGGCCCTCGCGGTGCCCAAGCCCATAG GTGGGGTGGTGGTCTTCGCGGTCAACTCGCTGCTGTACCTGAACCAGAGCGTCCCCCCGTACGGTGTGGCTCTCAACGGCCTCACCGCCGGCACCACTGCCTTTCCCCTTC GCACCCAGGAGGGCGTGAGGATCACCCTCGACTGCGCACAGGCGGCGTTCATCTCCTACGACAAGATGGTCATCTCTCTCAAGGGCGGTGAGAT CTACGTGCTGACCCTCATCACTGACGGCATGCGCAGCGTCCGCGCCTTCCACTTCGACAAGGCCGCCGCCAGCGTCCTCACCACCAGC ATGGTCACCATGGAGCCTGGGTACCTGTTCCTCGGCTCTCGCCTGGGCAACTCGCTCCTCCTCAAGTACACGGAGAAGCTGCAGGAGCCCCCAGCTAGTGCCGTCCGAGAGGCTGCCGACAAG gaagaGCCTCCTTCGAAGAAGAAGCGAGTGGACTCCACAGTGGGCTGGTCAG GGGGCAAGTCGGTGCCGCAGGACGAGGTGGACGAGATTGAAGTATACGGCAGCGAGGCCCAGTCAGGCACGCAGCTAGCCACTTACTCTTTTGAG GTCTGTGACAGCATCCTCAACATTGGACCCTGTGCCAACGCTGCCATGGGCGAGCCTGCCTTCCTCTCTGAAGAG TTTCAGAACAGCCCCGAGCCAGACCTGGAGATCGTGGTGTGCTCCGGCTATGGGAAGAATGGGGCCCTGTCAGTGCTCCAG AAGAGCATCCGGCCCCAGGTGGTGACGACCTTTGAACTTCCCGGCTGCTACGACATGTGGACAGTCATTGCCCCCGTGCGAAAGGAGCAA GAGGAGACCAccaagggggagggggcagagcaggAGCCCAGCGCCCTCGAGGCCGACGACGATGGACGAAGACACGGCTTCCTTATCCTGAGCCGGGAAGACTCCACCATG ATCCTGCAGACGGGGCAGGAGATCATGGAGCTGGACACCAGTGGCTTTGCCACACAGGGCCCCACGGTCTTTGCTGGCAACATTGGGGACAATCGCTACATCGTGCAGGTGTCGCCACTCGGCATCCGCTTGCTGGAAGGAG TGAACCAGCTACACTTCATCCCCGTGGACCTGGGCTCCCCCATCGTGCAGTGTGCCGTGGCTGACCCCTACGTGGTCATTATGAGCGCTGAGGGCCATGTCACCATGTTCCTGCTCAAGAGCGACTCGTATGGGGGCCGTCACCACCGCCTGGCGCTGCACAAGCCCCCGCTGCACCAT CAGTCCAAGGTGATCACGCTGTGCGTGTACCGAGATGTCAGCGGCATGTTCACTACTGAGAGCCGCCTGGGCGGGGCCCGCGATGAGCTGGGGGGCCGCAGTGGCTCCGAGGCCGAGGGCCAGGGCTCGGAAACCAG CCCCACCGTGGATGATGAGGAGGAGATGCTGTACGGGGACTCGGGCTCCCTCTTCAGCCCCAGCAAGGAGGAGGCCCGCAGGAACAGCCAGCCCCCTGCGGACCGGGACCCCACCCCGTTCCGGGCCGAGCCCACCCACTGGTGCCTGCTGGTGCGGGAAAACGGAACCATGGAG ATATACCAGCTCCCCGACTGGCGGCTGGTGTTCCTGGTGAAGAACTTTCCCGTGGGGCAGCGGGTCCTGGTGGACAGCTCCTTTGGTCAGCCCACCACGCAGGGCGAGGCCCGAAAGGAGGAGGCCACGCGCCAGGGGGAGCTGCCCCTTGTCAAGGAGGTGCTGCTGGTGGCCCTGGGGAGCCGCCAGAGCAGGCCCTACCTGCTG GTGCACGTGGACCAGGAGCTGCTCATCTATGAGGCCTTCCCGCACGACTCCCAGCTCGGCCAGGGAAACCTCAAAGTCCGTTTCAAGAAG GTCCCTCACAACATCAACTTCCGTGAGAAGAAGCCAAAGCCGTCCAAGAAGAAAGCAGAAGGCAGCGGTGccgaggagggggctggggcccGGGGCCGCGTGGCCCGGTTCCGGTACTTCGAGGACATCTATGGCTATTCGGGG GTGTTCATCTGTGGCCCCTCGCCTCACTGGCTCTTGGTGACTGGCCGGGGGGCCCTGCGGCTGCACCCCATGGGCATCGACGGTCCCATTGACTCCTTTGCCCCGTTCCACAACGTCAACTGTCCCCGTGGCTTCCTGTATTTCAACAGACAG GGTGAGCTGAGGATCAGTGTCCTGCCTGCCTACTTGTCCTACGATGCCCCGTGGCCTGTCAGGAAGATCCCCCTGCGCTGCACTGCCCACTACGTGGCTTACCACGTGGAGTCCAAG GTGTATGCGGTTGCCACCAGCACCAACATGCCGTGCACCCGCATCCCGCGCATGACAGGCGAGGAGAAGGAGTTCGAGACCATCGAGAGAG ACGACCGATACATCCACCCCCAGCAGGAGGCCTTCTCCATCCAGCTCATCTCCCCGGTCAGCTGGGAGGCCATCCCCAACGCCAG GATCGAGCTGGAGGAGTGGGAGCACGTGACCTGCATGAAGACCGTGTCGCTGCGCAGCGAGGAGACGGTGTCAGGCCTCAAGGGCTACGTGGCTGCCGGGACCTGCCTCATGCAGGGGGAGGAGGTCACGTGCCGAGGGCGG ATCCTGATCATGGATGTGATCGAGGTGGTGCCTGAGCCTGGCCAGCCCCTGACCAAGAACAAGTTCAAAGTCCTGTATGAGAAGGAGCAGAAGGGGCCTGTGACCGCCCTGTGCCACTGCAATGGCCACCTGGTGTCCGCCATTGGTCAGAAG ATCTTCCTGTGGAGCCTGCGAGCCAGCGAGCTGACGGGCATGGCCTTCATCGACACCCAGCTCTACATCCACCAGATGATCAGCGTCAAGAACTTCATCCTGGCGGCGGACGTCATGAAGAGCATCTCCCTGCTGCGCTACCAGGAGGAGAGCAAGACGCTGAGCCTCGTGTCCCGG GATGCCAAGCCCCTGGAAGTGTACAGCGTGGACTTCATGGTGGACAACGCCCAGCTGGGCTTCCTGG TGTCTGACCGTGACCGCAACCTCATGGTGTACATGTACCTGCCAGAAG CCAAAGAGAGCTTCGGGGGCATGCGCCTGCTCCGGCGGGCGGATTTCCACGTGGGTGCCCACGTGAACACGTTCTGGAGGACGCCGTGCCGCGGCGCCGCGGAGGGACCGAGCAAGAAGTCGGTGGTGTGGGAAAACAAGCACATCACCTGGTTCG CCACGCTGGACGGTGGCATCGGGCTCCTGCTGCCCATGCAGGAGAAGACGTACCGGCGGCTGCTGATGCTGCAGAACGCGCTGACCACCATGCTGCCCCACCACGCCGGCCTCAACCCCAGGGCCTTCCG GATGCTGCATGTGGACCGGCGCATCCTGCAGAACGCTGTGCGGAACGTTCTGGATGGGGAGCTGCTCAACCGCTACCTGTACCTGAGCACCATGGAGCGTGGCGAACTGGCCAAGAAGATCGGCACCACCCCTGACATT aTCCTGGACGACCTGCTGGAGACTGACCGCGTCACCGCCCACTTCTAG
- the SLC39A4 gene encoding zinc transporter ZIP4 isoform X1, translating to MAVGALTGDAILHLTPKVLGLHTHSGEGLGPQTTWRLVAVLGGFYTFFLFENIFNLLLPLDPEVRWGLDVVGGWGRGVAVPEPLSPQDSKEGPCSHSHGGHSHGVSLQLAPSELRPPKQPREGSRTDLVAEESPELLSSEPRRLSRELRLLPYVITLGDALHNFADGLAVGAAFVSSWKTGLATSLAVFCHEVPHELGDFAALLHAGLSVRRALLLNLASALTAFAGLYVALAVDVGEDSEAWILAVATGLFLYVALCDMLPAMLHVRDQRPWLLFLLHNMGLLGGWTVLLLLSLYEDNITL from the exons ATGGCCGTGGGCGCACTCACGGGTGATGCTATCCTACACTTGACACCCAAA gTGCTGGGGCTGCACACCCACAGTGGGGAGGGCCTTGGCCCACAGACCACCTGGCGCCTTGTGGCCGTGTTGGGTGGCTTCTACACCTTCTTCCTGTTTGAGAACATCTTTAATCTCTTGCTGCCCCTGGACCCAGAGGTCAGGTGGGGGCTGGATGTcgtgggtgggtggggcagaggcgTGGCGGTCCCTGAGCCACTGTCCCCACAGGACTCAAAGGAGGGGCCCTGCAGCCACAGCCATGGTGGCCACAGCCATGGAGTGTCCCTGCAGCTGGCGCCCAGTGAGCTCCGGCCACCTAAGCAGCCCCGCGAAGGCTCGCGCACAGACCTG GTGGCGGAGGAGAGCCCAGagctgctgagctcggagccccgGAGACTGAGCCGAG AGCTGAGGCTGCTGCCCTACGTGATCACGCTGGGTGACGCCTTGCACAACTTCGCCGACGGGCTGGCTGTGGGCGCCGCCTTCGTGTCCTCCTGGAAGACCGGGCTGGCCACCTCGCTGGCCGTGTTCTGCCACGAGGTGCCGCACGAACTAG GGGACTTCGCGGCCCTGCTGCACGCGGGGCTGTCGGTGCGCCGGGCGTTGCTGCTCAACTTGGCCTCCGCGCTGACGGCCTTCGCCGGCCTCTACGTGGCGCTCGCTGTCGACGTCGGCGAGGACAGCGAGGCCTGGATCCTGGCGGTGGCCACCGGCCTCTTCCTCTACGTGGCGCTCTGCGACATG CTCCCGGCCATGCTGCACGTGCGGGACCAGCGGCCCTGGCTTCTCTTCCTGCTGCACAACATGGGCCTGCTGGGCGGCTGGACCGTCCTGCTGCTGCTGTCCCTGTATGAGGACAACATCACCCTCTga